In the Deinococcus ficus genome, one interval contains:
- a CDS encoding SRPBCC family protein gives MTNDNHTTSMDQSRMMSGALGGALVLMGLKKRGALGLLMAGAGGYLAYKAATGNDPVMAAAGLTGNSAAAKPIFVEHSIVIDRPAQQVYDFWRKLENLPQIMSHLDSVTVLDDKRSRWVAKAPLGTHVEWEAEIVNDKPGERIGWHSLPGATVDNAGSVQFESLPGGSTRVHVALSYRPPAGALGAAVAKLFGEEPSQQIAEDLQKFKGTFEGATPQA, from the coding sequence ATGACCAACGACAACCACACGACCAGCATGGATCAGAGCCGCATGATGAGCGGCGCCCTCGGCGGCGCCCTGGTGCTCATGGGCCTCAAGAAGCGCGGCGCCCTGGGGCTCCTGATGGCCGGGGCCGGCGGGTACCTGGCGTACAAGGCCGCCACCGGCAACGACCCTGTCATGGCCGCCGCCGGCCTGACCGGGAACAGCGCCGCGGCCAAGCCGATCTTCGTGGAGCACAGCATCGTGATCGACCGGCCCGCGCAGCAGGTGTACGACTTCTGGCGCAAGCTGGAGAACCTGCCGCAGATCATGAGCCACCTGGACAGCGTGACCGTGCTGGACGACAAGCGCAGCCGCTGGGTGGCGAAGGCTCCCCTGGGCACGCACGTGGAGTGGGAAGCGGAGATCGTGAACGACAAGCCCGGCGAGCGCATCGGCTGGCACAGCCTGCCCGGCGCGACCGTGGACAACGCCGGCAGCGTGCAGTTCGAGAGCCTGCCCGGCGGCAGCACCCGCGTGCACGTGGCCCTGTCCTACCGGCCGCCCGCCGGGGCGCTCGGGGCGGCCGTGGCGAAACTGTTCGGTGAGGAACCCAGCCAGCAGATCGCCGAGGACCTCCAGAAGTTCAAGGGCACCTTCGAGGGCGCCACGCCCCAGGCCTGA
- a CDS encoding DMT family transporter: MSSRAAPAATRLDPRSLTLIVVTILFWASAFAGIREGLDHFTPGHVSLYRFLVASVVLLAYALVRRFPVPAWGDLLRIGGLSFFGITLYHVFLNYGEVSVPAGTASLIIAAGPVITALLATRFLGERLNALGWAGTLVSLSGVALIVLGKGENLDFTRGALLILGSAVFTSVYFVFQKPLLSRIDPLHFTVWSLILGTLPMLVFLPGFTGELARAPLGAHAAMVYLGVFPSALAYLTWTSALARVGPGVTTSFLYVSPVLAILIAWAWRGELPTVLSVLGGLIAVAGVIAVNTRGRLPALPRPGGSA, from the coding sequence GTGAGCAGCCGCGCCGCGCCGGCGGCCACGCGGCTGGACCCCCGCTCACTGACCCTGATCGTGGTCACGATCCTGTTCTGGGCGTCGGCGTTCGCGGGCATCCGCGAGGGCCTGGACCACTTCACGCCCGGGCACGTCAGCCTGTACCGCTTCCTGGTCGCCAGCGTGGTGCTGCTGGCGTACGCGCTGGTGCGGCGCTTCCCGGTGCCGGCCTGGGGCGACCTGCTGCGGATCGGGGGGCTGAGTTTCTTCGGCATCACGCTATACCACGTGTTCCTGAACTACGGCGAGGTGTCCGTCCCCGCCGGCACCGCCAGCCTGATCATCGCCGCCGGGCCGGTCATCACGGCGCTGCTCGCCACGCGCTTCCTGGGCGAGCGCCTCAACGCCCTGGGCTGGGCGGGCACGCTGGTCAGCCTCAGCGGCGTGGCCCTGATCGTGCTCGGCAAGGGCGAGAACCTGGACTTCACGCGCGGCGCGCTCCTGATCCTGGGGTCGGCGGTGTTCACCAGCGTGTACTTCGTGTTCCAGAAACCGCTGCTGTCCCGCATCGACCCGCTGCACTTCACGGTGTGGTCCCTGATCCTGGGCACGCTGCCCATGCTGGTGTTCCTGCCGGGCTTCACCGGTGAACTCGCGCGCGCGCCGCTGGGCGCCCACGCCGCCATGGTCTACCTGGGCGTGTTCCCCTCCGCGCTGGCGTACCTGACCTGGACGTCCGCGCTGGCCCGCGTGGGTCCGGGCGTCACCACGTCCTTCCTGTACGTGAGCCCGGTCCTGGCGATCCTGATCGCGTGGGCGTGGCGCGGGGAGCTGCCCACGGTCCTGAGCGTGCTGGGCGGCCTGATCGCCGTGGCCGGCGTGATCGCCGTGAACACCCGCGGCCGCCTGCCCGCCCTGCCCCGACCTGGGGGGAGCGCGTGA
- a CDS encoding ABC transporter permease subunit: MSGSVSVAPVSPTAVTDPVIRLQDLTVRLSGLTILDGVNLNVQRGEFLAVIGPSGEGKSTLLRVIAGLQRPHSGNVEVASPPAMMFQDDRLLPWRTALRNVRLPRDLGAGGSLTPEEALSLVGMSEYAAYYPAQLSGGMRARVSMARALAQSGDILLLDEPFAALDALVRERFNTELRHLHDKTGQTTILVTHSIREAVLLADRVAVLRGGRLLEVLDTRGEGRISAYTDGLEAHLRSLLGAGDSTRLRVTAGDRTRLEGLAPLAAVLAVLAAWWLGARALNDAYLLPGPAAVWNELARTPGDFLSATWETLRVTLLGALLGGLVGMLIGYPLGKIRALERLLSPFVVAAQSTPIVVLAPLLVIWFGFGTLPAVLVSALSALYPIMISTMVGVREVRPTDHELFTTLGATPGQRLFRLELPSALPVMLGGLRLSLSLALIGAVVWEFVSNRAGLGFLVNQAGSYYNSARKFAAITLLIALGIGLYLLVTTVEKQVLRYRGR, translated from the coding sequence GTGAGCGGGTCGGTTTCGGTCGCGCCGGTCTCCCCCACCGCCGTGACGGACCCGGTCATCCGCCTGCAGGACCTCACGGTGCGCCTGTCGGGCCTGACCATCCTGGACGGCGTGAACCTGAACGTGCAGCGCGGCGAGTTCCTGGCCGTGATCGGGCCCAGCGGCGAGGGCAAGAGCACCCTGCTGCGCGTGATCGCGGGGCTGCAACGCCCGCACTCGGGGAATGTGGAGGTGGCCTCGCCGCCCGCGATGATGTTCCAGGACGACCGCCTGCTGCCCTGGCGGACCGCGCTGCGCAACGTCCGCCTGCCCCGCGACCTGGGCGCCGGCGGCAGCCTCACGCCGGAAGAGGCGCTGTCCCTGGTCGGCATGAGCGAGTACGCCGCCTACTACCCGGCGCAGCTGTCCGGCGGAATGCGGGCAAGGGTGTCCATGGCGCGCGCGCTGGCGCAGAGCGGCGACATCCTGCTGCTGGACGAACCCTTCGCCGCGCTGGACGCCCTGGTCCGCGAGCGGTTCAACACCGAGCTGCGCCACCTGCACGACAAGACCGGGCAGACCACGATCCTGGTCACGCACTCCATCCGCGAGGCCGTGCTGCTCGCCGACCGGGTCGCGGTGCTGCGCGGCGGGCGGCTGCTGGAGGTGCTGGACACCCGCGGCGAGGGCCGCATCAGCGCGTACACCGACGGCCTGGAAGCGCACCTGCGGTCCTTGCTGGGCGCCGGGGACAGCACCCGCCTGCGCGTGACCGCCGGCGACCGCACCCGCCTGGAGGGCCTGGCCCCGCTGGCAGCCGTGCTGGCGGTCCTGGCCGCCTGGTGGCTGGGCGCCCGCGCGCTGAATGACGCGTACCTGCTGCCCGGCCCGGCCGCCGTGTGGAACGAACTGGCCCGCACGCCCGGGGATTTCCTAAGCGCCACCTGGGAGACCCTGCGGGTGACGCTGCTGGGCGCCCTGCTGGGCGGCCTGGTCGGCATGCTGATCGGGTACCCGCTGGGGAAGATCCGGGCGCTGGAACGCCTGCTGAGTCCCTTCGTGGTCGCGGCGCAGAGCACGCCCATCGTGGTGCTCGCGCCGCTGCTGGTGATCTGGTTCGGGTTCGGGACGCTGCCAGCCGTGCTGGTCAGCGCCCTGAGCGCCCTGTACCCCATCATGATCAGCACCATGGTCGGCGTGCGCGAGGTGCGCCCCACCGACCACGAACTGTTCACCACCCTGGGCGCCACCCCCGGGCAGCGCCTGTTCCGGCTGGAACTCCCGTCGGCGCTGCCGGTCATGCTGGGCGGCCTGCGGCTGTCGCTGAGCCTCGCGCTGATCGGCGCGGTCGTGTGGGAATTCGTGAGCAACCGCGCCGGGCTGGGCTTCCTGGTGAACCAGGCGGGGTCCTACTACAACTCGGCGCGCAAGTTCGCCGCGATCACCCTGCTGATCGCCCTGGGCATCGGCCTGTACCTGCTCGTCACCACCGTGGAAAAACAGGTCCTGCGCTACCGCGGCCGCTGA
- a CDS encoding O-acetylhomoserine aminocarboxypropyltransferase/cysteine synthase family protein → MTDPVPQDPPAYETQAVQVGIPRGLGETVGIPVHAAAGFQFETLEQGAEEFQLGQGLSYARIQNPTVRALEERLTALEGGAATVALATGQAATITAIMSVCRAGDHVVASSSLFGGTAGLLNNVLPLMGVTAAVVPNTPDDVRGAMRENTRLVWAEIIGNPAGDVPDLRALADIAHAGGAVLGVDSTWAGPGYLCRPLEHGADIVTHSLTKWAGGHGTVMGGSVTVGEGHDLTRNAIYTEGGDQSLLAVRGVNALAWRQRWFGAHQLGMVLSPHSAFLLAQGLETVALRMDRECATALSLAQWLESHPAVGRVSYPGLESSPWHALARTYLPRGQGAVLTFEVPDPARFLARLKVLRIVPNLGDSRTLVVHPWTTTHGRLPEATRRAAGVTPSTIRMSVGLEAPGDLQADLAQALA, encoded by the coding sequence ATGACTGATCCTGTCCCGCAAGACCCCCCCGCCTATGAGACGCAGGCCGTGCAGGTCGGCATTCCACGCGGCCTGGGTGAGACGGTCGGGATTCCCGTTCACGCGGCGGCCGGGTTTCAGTTCGAGACGCTGGAGCAGGGCGCCGAGGAATTTCAGCTGGGGCAGGGCCTGAGTTACGCCCGGATCCAGAACCCGACGGTGCGGGCGCTGGAGGAGCGGCTCACGGCGCTGGAGGGCGGGGCGGCCACGGTGGCCCTGGCGACGGGGCAGGCGGCGACCATCACGGCGATCATGAGCGTGTGCCGCGCCGGGGATCACGTGGTGGCGTCCAGCAGCCTGTTCGGCGGCACGGCGGGCCTGCTGAACAACGTGCTTCCGCTGATGGGCGTCACGGCCGCCGTGGTGCCGAACACCCCGGACGACGTGCGAGGCGCGATGCGGGAGAACACCCGGCTGGTGTGGGCGGAGATCATCGGGAACCCGGCCGGGGACGTCCCGGACCTGCGGGCCCTGGCGGACATCGCGCATGCGGGCGGCGCGGTGCTGGGCGTGGATTCCACCTGGGCCGGGCCGGGGTACCTGTGCCGGCCGCTGGAGCACGGCGCGGACATCGTGACGCACAGCCTCACGAAGTGGGCCGGGGGGCACGGCACGGTGATGGGCGGCAGCGTCACGGTAGGGGAGGGGCATGACCTGACGCGCAACGCCATCTACACGGAGGGCGGCGACCAGAGCCTGCTGGCGGTGCGGGGCGTGAACGCGCTGGCGTGGCGGCAGCGGTGGTTCGGCGCGCACCAGCTGGGCATGGTGCTCAGCCCGCACAGCGCGTTCCTGCTGGCGCAGGGGCTGGAGACCGTGGCGCTGCGCATGGACCGCGAGTGCGCCACGGCCCTGAGCCTCGCGCAGTGGCTGGAATCTCACCCGGCGGTAGGGCGCGTGAGTTACCCCGGCCTGGAGAGCAGTCCCTGGCACGCCCTGGCCCGCACGTACCTGCCGCGGGGGCAGGGCGCGGTGCTGACCTTCGAGGTGCCGGACCCGGCCCGGTTCCTGGCGCGGCTGAAGGTGCTGCGGATCGTGCCGAACCTGGGGGACAGCCGCACGCTGGTCGTGCACCCCTGGACGACCACGCACGGCCGCTTGCCGGAGGCGACGCGCCGCGCGGCGGGGGTCACGCCCAGCACCATCCGCATGAGCGTGGGCCTGGAAGCCCCGGGGGACCTGCAGGCCGATCTGGCGCAGGCGCTGGCCTGA
- a CDS encoding glycosyltransferase family 4 protein translates to MTAPGRPPSLRVLFVTDAPAVGGSEVYMRELIPPMREHGIHAEVALPAAAGTADFRAQLQDRGIPVHAYRSLAEVAAVQQAGAFDLTLLSSWNARGYRKYYRTLRGPFVSLVHDQLMLHIPLLPQGIYRAFYEVLQAGDIRGANHVVTVSRWGAAYLQRHHRMPHVHAVPNGVNTTKFCPAGPDEREALRREYGFTRFTVLTVARFSIEKNHPTVIAAARRAPELDFVLAGTGYLEAPLRAVAPRNVRFLGKRHDVPELYRAADAVLQPTIAENQSLATLEAMSSGAPIVTNDIPAQRELITFGQEGLLVGSGVDGYVKALRFLARHPAHRERMGNAARQRVLHGHTLEQNAEGLATLLYRLAATGQ, encoded by the coding sequence ATGACCGCGCCCGGCCGCCCGCCCTCCCTTCGCGTGCTGTTCGTCACCGACGCCCCGGCCGTGGGCGGCAGCGAGGTGTACATGCGGGAACTCATCCCGCCCATGCGCGAGCACGGCATTCACGCCGAGGTCGCCCTGCCCGCCGCAGCCGGCACCGCCGACTTCCGCGCGCAGCTGCAGGACCGCGGCATTCCCGTACACGCCTACCGGTCCCTGGCCGAGGTCGCGGCCGTGCAGCAGGCCGGCGCCTTCGACCTGACCCTGCTGAGCAGCTGGAACGCCCGCGGGTACCGCAAGTACTACCGCACCTTGCGGGGCCCCTTCGTGTCCCTGGTGCACGACCAGCTGATGCTGCACATCCCGCTGCTGCCGCAGGGCATCTACCGCGCGTTCTACGAGGTGCTGCAGGCCGGTGACATCCGCGGCGCGAACCACGTGGTCACCGTGTCCCGCTGGGGCGCGGCTTACCTGCAACGCCACCACCGCATGCCGCACGTGCATGCCGTCCCGAACGGCGTGAACACCACGAAATTCTGCCCCGCCGGGCCGGACGAACGTGAGGCGCTGCGGCGCGAGTATGGCTTCACCCGTTTCACGGTCCTGACCGTCGCCCGCTTCAGCATCGAGAAAAACCACCCCACCGTCATCGCCGCCGCCCGCCGCGCACCGGAACTGGACTTCGTGCTGGCCGGCACCGGGTACCTGGAGGCTCCCCTCAGGGCCGTCGCGCCCAGGAACGTGCGCTTCCTCGGCAAACGCCACGACGTGCCCGAGCTGTACCGCGCCGCCGACGCCGTCCTGCAACCCACCATCGCCGAGAACCAGTCACTCGCCACCCTGGAAGCCATGAGCAGCGGCGCGCCCATCGTCACGAACGACATCCCCGCCCAGCGGGAACTGATCACTTTCGGCCAGGAAGGCCTGCTGGTTGGCTCCGGCGTGGACGGGTACGTCAAGGCGCTGCGGTTCCTCGCCCGGCACCCCGCGCACCGCGAGCGCATGGGCAATGCGGCCCGCCAGCGCGTCCTGCACGGCCACACCCTGGAGCAGAACGCCGAGGGCCTCGCCACGCTGCTGTACCGGCTGGCTGCGACCGGCCAGTAA
- a CDS encoding S1C family serine protease produces MRSGPWLPVLLLLALGAYLFPQTGPAPAVPIPETRTLPNQLPPETKTLFEQARPAVVRVESLDPATREAGIGTGFFITDSGQVLTAYHVVSTGTLFRVNTLSGKTYSARVTAFDAASDVAILSVLNGGPFPYLKVTTRAPRPGETVLAIGNSDGDYLQPRRGQLLRLGAQAGRADFPQGTLEMTAPLAPGDSGGPVLDGNGQAIGVVSYILVDDNDITQRSYAVPVQEGGDLLAALRRGERRDVPVVGMVFDPVHSGAAGGGVLSRVARGSPAERAGLRGSECDRSGNLTQLGDIITSVNGAATPDADAVITAVRRAKVGDTIDLEYRRDGRAFQTQVTLVGKATVRDLRDQPTSCGP; encoded by the coding sequence ATGAGGTCCGGGCCCTGGCTGCCCGTGCTGCTGCTGCTCGCCCTGGGCGCCTACCTGTTCCCGCAGACCGGCCCGGCGCCGGCCGTGCCCATCCCGGAAACCCGCACCCTGCCCAACCAGCTGCCGCCCGAGACGAAGACCCTGTTCGAGCAGGCCCGCCCGGCGGTCGTGCGGGTGGAGAGCCTGGACCCCGCCACGCGCGAGGCGGGCATCGGGACGGGCTTTTTCATCACGGACAGCGGGCAGGTCCTCACCGCGTACCACGTGGTGTCCACCGGCACGCTGTTCCGCGTGAACACGCTGTCCGGGAAGACGTATTCGGCCCGCGTGACCGCCTTCGACGCGGCGTCCGACGTGGCCATCCTCAGCGTCCTGAACGGCGGGCCCTTCCCGTACCTGAAGGTCACCACCCGCGCCCCCCGTCCCGGCGAGACGGTCCTGGCCATCGGGAACAGCGACGGCGACTACCTGCAACCCCGCCGCGGGCAGCTGCTGCGGCTGGGCGCGCAGGCCGGCCGGGCCGACTTCCCGCAGGGCACCCTGGAAATGACCGCGCCCCTCGCCCCTGGCGACAGCGGCGGGCCTGTGCTGGACGGCAACGGGCAGGCGATCGGGGTGGTGAGTTACATCCTGGTGGACGACAACGACATCACCCAGCGCAGCTACGCCGTGCCCGTCCAGGAAGGCGGAGACCTGCTCGCGGCCCTCCGTCGCGGCGAGCGGCGGGACGTGCCGGTGGTGGGCATGGTGTTCGACCCGGTGCACAGCGGCGCGGCCGGCGGGGGCGTGCTCTCCCGCGTGGCGCGCGGCAGCCCCGCCGAACGGGCCGGCCTGCGCGGCAGCGAGTGCGACCGCAGCGGGAACCTCACGCAGCTGGGCGACATCATCACGAGCGTGAACGGCGCGGCCACCCCGGACGCCGACGCGGTCATCACCGCCGTGCGCCGCGCGAAGGTGGGCGACACCATCGACCTGGAGTATCGGCGGGACGGCCGGGCCTTCCAGACGCAGGTCACGCTGGTCGGCAAGGCCACCGTGCGCGACCTGCGCGACCAGCCCACCTCCTGCGGTCCCTGA
- a CDS encoding EVE domain-containing protein, with protein MRFWVLKSEPDVFGFADLVRVGREPWNGVRNYQARNFLREMRPGDLCLFYHSNARPAGVAGVARVAAGAYPDDLQFDAQSRYFDPKSSPDNPRWSMVDVEPLVAFPGVVPLDVLRTLPEWADSALTRKGTRLSVLPATDEQFWAVLDAAGLSLEDLNRLTP; from the coding sequence ATGCGGTTTTGGGTGTTGAAGTCGGAGCCGGACGTGTTCGGGTTCGCGGATCTGGTGCGGGTGGGGCGCGAGCCGTGGAACGGGGTTCGCAACTACCAAGCGCGGAATTTCCTGCGGGAGATGCGGCCCGGTGACCTGTGCCTCTTCTACCATTCGAACGCGCGGCCGGCGGGCGTGGCGGGCGTGGCGCGCGTGGCGGCGGGCGCGTACCCGGACGACCTGCAGTTCGACGCGCAGAGCCGGTACTTCGATCCGAAGTCCTCGCCGGACAACCCGCGCTGGAGCATGGTGGACGTGGAGCCCCTGGTGGCCTTTCCGGGCGTGGTGCCGCTGGACGTGCTGCGGACGCTGCCGGAGTGGGCGGACTCGGCGCTGACGCGCAAGGGCACGCGCCTGAGCGTGCTGCCGGCGACGGACGAGCAGTTCTGGGCGGTGCTGGACGCGGCGGGCCTGAGCCTGGAAGACCTGAACCGCCTGACCCCGTGA
- a CDS encoding GNAT family N-acetyltransferase translates to MSILFSPLSRADVPLLTAWLQAPHVRAFWDDGERDEAAVEAHYFAPERDAPGFLFGVEGTAVGFLQIYPVGPEAEFAAFAAATGETWGVDLLIGDVACTGLGPAALRAFLTRWQAERQGALRRLLIDPEVRNVRVVRAYEKVGFRPLARRGNLLIMALDLSAESGE, encoded by the coding sequence GTGAGCATCCTGTTCTCGCCGCTGTCGCGGGCGGACGTGCCCCTGCTGACCGCGTGGCTGCAGGCGCCGCACGTGCGCGCCTTCTGGGACGACGGCGAGCGGGACGAGGCGGCGGTGGAGGCGCACTATTTCGCGCCTGAGCGGGACGCGCCGGGCTTCCTCTTCGGGGTGGAGGGCACGGCGGTGGGGTTCCTGCAGATCTACCCGGTCGGGCCGGAGGCGGAGTTTGCGGCCTTCGCGGCGGCGACCGGGGAAACGTGGGGCGTGGACCTGCTGATCGGGGACGTGGCATGCACCGGGCTGGGGCCGGCGGCGCTCCGAGCATTCCTGACGCGGTGGCAGGCGGAGCGGCAAGGGGCGCTGCGCCGGCTGCTGATCGACCCGGAAGTGAGGAACGTGCGAGTGGTACGGGCCTACGAGAAGGTGGGGTTTCGCCCATTGGCACGGCGTGGAAACCTGCTGATCATGGCGCTCGACCTTTCGGCGGAGTCAGGGGAATGA
- a CDS encoding 1-acyl-sn-glycerol-3-phosphate acyltransferase: MTPPPVTWPDHPPTLMSRLGTRALRLIGWTPVLAPPPARKLVACVAPHTSNWDFWPGIFWVWATRSPVKFVAKHSLFRFPAGVFMRAVGGVPLDRRRAGGNFVDAVVDMIAAQKEIMLVVAPEGTRDRTEHWKTGFYYMALEAGTPIAVTVLDWGRRRVGVVGYVQPTGDIEADFAAIRELMRGVKAHTPADFGPIVPRPADPAKTGG, encoded by the coding sequence GTGACCCCGCCCCCCGTGACTTGGCCTGACCACCCCCCCACCCTGATGTCCCGCCTGGGCACCCGGGCGCTGCGCCTGATCGGCTGGACGCCCGTGCTCGCGCCGCCCCCCGCGCGGAAACTGGTGGCGTGCGTGGCGCCGCACACCAGCAACTGGGATTTCTGGCCCGGCATCTTCTGGGTGTGGGCCACGCGCAGCCCCGTGAAGTTCGTGGCGAAACACAGCCTGTTCCGCTTCCCGGCCGGGGTGTTCATGCGCGCGGTGGGCGGCGTGCCGCTGGACCGCCGCCGCGCCGGCGGAAACTTCGTGGACGCCGTGGTGGACATGATCGCCGCGCAGAAGGAGATCATGCTGGTGGTCGCGCCCGAAGGCACCCGCGACCGCACCGAGCACTGGAAGACCGGCTTTTACTACATGGCCCTGGAGGCCGGTACGCCCATCGCGGTGACGGTCCTCGACTGGGGTCGCCGGCGGGTGGGCGTGGTCGGGTACGTGCAGCCCACCGGGGACATTGAGGCGGACTTCGCCGCGATCCGCGAACTGATGCGCGGCGTGAAGGCGCACACTCCGGCCGATTTCGGCCCGATCGTGCCCCGCCCCGCGGACCCGGCGAAAACCGGCGGGTAA
- the nrdR gene encoding transcriptional regulator NrdR gives MKCPYCSAPDSRVVNSRPSDDGASIRRRRECPTCARRFTTYERAQLEPLMVVKRSGPREAFNPDKLLRGLTLATEKRPVDPALLRAFAYGFEDEFGLSEIPSEEIGRRAMTFLRPLDDVAYIRFASVYREFDSLERFIEEIRGLKDQDTPGDPPEAE, from the coding sequence GTGAAGTGCCCGTACTGCTCCGCGCCCGACAGCCGCGTGGTGAACTCCCGCCCCAGCGACGACGGCGCCAGCATCCGCCGCCGCCGCGAGTGCCCCACCTGCGCGCGGCGTTTCACCACCTACGAACGCGCGCAGCTCGAACCGCTGATGGTCGTCAAGCGCAGCGGCCCCCGCGAGGCCTTCAACCCGGACAAGCTGCTGCGCGGCCTGACCCTCGCCACCGAGAAACGCCCGGTGGACCCCGCCCTGCTGCGCGCCTTCGCGTACGGATTCGAGGACGAGTTCGGTCTCAGCGAGATTCCCAGCGAGGAGATCGGCCGCCGCGCCATGACCTTCCTGCGGCCCCTGGATGACGTCGCCTACATCCGCTTTGCCAGCGTGTACCGCGAGTTCGACAGCCTGGAGCGTTTCATCGAGGAGATCCGCGGCCTGAAGGACCAGGACACCCCCGGTGACCCGCCCGAAGCGGAGTGA
- a CDS encoding SDR family NAD(P)-dependent oxidoreductase, which yields MTASSLSVPPRPLAGQVIAVSGADQGYGRLTAAALARAGASVALIGQSTETLSSLASRLEQQGGTAFPIQADVTVVMDWLSAQERILELFGQLGGIVHVADRRTQTHFTALSEGEWMELFNANLKSSVAIAQIIARRLNGTWLTLIGPHLDDTDVQVWPQRGALEGLVRHAWRGGVRANLILPARASSGDETLDAPVSDTVVALAAPGLAHLSGTVLDVPLPDVPKLRVPEMPYL from the coding sequence ATGACGGCTTCCTCCCTTTCCGTGCCGCCGCGCCCCCTGGCCGGGCAGGTCATCGCCGTGTCCGGCGCCGACCAGGGGTACGGCCGCCTGACCGCCGCCGCCCTGGCCCGCGCGGGCGCGAGCGTGGCCCTGATCGGCCAGAGCACCGAGACGCTCTCCAGTCTCGCCAGCCGGCTCGAACAGCAGGGCGGCACCGCCTTTCCCATCCAGGCGGACGTGACGGTCGTGATGGACTGGCTCAGCGCGCAGGAACGCATCCTGGAGCTGTTCGGGCAGCTGGGCGGCATCGTGCACGTCGCCGACCGCCGCACCCAGACGCACTTCACCGCCCTGAGCGAGGGCGAGTGGATGGAACTGTTCAACGCCAACCTGAAAAGCAGCGTGGCGATCGCGCAGATCATCGCGCGCCGCCTGAACGGCACCTGGCTCACATTGATCGGCCCGCACCTGGACGACACGGACGTGCAGGTCTGGCCGCAGCGCGGCGCGCTGGAGGGCCTGGTGCGCCACGCGTGGCGCGGCGGCGTGCGCGCCAACCTGATCCTGCCGGCCCGCGCCAGCAGCGGCGACGAGACACTGGACGCCCCCGTCAGCGACACCGTCGTGGCCCTGGCCGCGCCCGGCCTGGCGCACCTGAGCGGCACCGTGCTGGACGTCCCGCTGCCGGACGTGCCGAAACTGCGCGTGCCGGAGATGCCCTACCTGTGA
- a CDS encoding HAD family hydrolase — MPSAEIQALIFDFDGTIFDTETPEFTHWQALYTEHGRELNLEDWQRGIGTWGAFDPWAGLPGHVQAQRDTLQVALRDRVHAELQDADLRRGVRGVLEAVAPAGLKLGLASSSDRAWIDRWLTHHGLRDLFATTATQDDVARVKPDPELYLLAARTLGVRPEHCLAVEDSLNGATAAVAAGMNVIVVPHDITRTQPFPPTWPRLDQGFSTLDDLLRVAGVHAPARPA, encoded by the coding sequence ATGCCCAGCGCGGAGATCCAGGCCCTCATCTTCGATTTCGACGGCACCATCTTCGACACGGAAACCCCGGAATTCACCCACTGGCAGGCGCTGTACACCGAGCACGGCCGGGAGCTGAATCTCGAAGACTGGCAGCGCGGCATCGGCACCTGGGGCGCGTTCGACCCCTGGGCGGGCCTGCCAGGCCATGTGCAGGCCCAGCGGGACACCCTGCAAGTCGCCCTGCGGGACCGCGTGCACGCCGAATTGCAGGACGCCGACCTGCGCCGCGGCGTGCGCGGCGTGCTGGAAGCCGTCGCCCCCGCCGGCCTGAAACTGGGCCTGGCGAGCAGCAGCGACCGCGCCTGGATCGACCGCTGGCTGACCCACCACGGCCTGCGGGACCTGTTCGCCACCACCGCCACCCAGGACGACGTCGCCCGCGTGAAACCCGACCCGGAACTGTACCTGCTGGCCGCCCGCACGCTCGGCGTGCGCCCCGAACACTGCCTGGCCGTGGAAGACAGCCTGAACGGCGCCACCGCTGCCGTCGCCGCCGGCATGAACGTGATCGTGGTCCCGCACGACATCACCCGCACGCAGCCCTTCCCGCCCACCTGGCCGCGCCTGGACCAGGGCTTTTCCACCCTGGACGACCTGCTGCGGGTGGCCGGCGTGCACGCGCCCGCCCGCCCCGCCTGA